The DNA segment ATAAGGAAGCTCAAGATGCTTGATCGTTATACGATAAAAATGATCCGCGGGCCTATCAATGTCACCGCGAAACTGGTCCATAAGACGGGCATAAAAGCCGATCAGGTTACCCTCGTTGGCTTTATGTTTGGGTTGATGTGTTTTCCAGCATTGGCACTACAAGAATATAACATCGCGTTGGGTTTCATACTTTTAAACCGAATTATTGACGCGTTAGATGGCGCAGTTGCTCGCATACAAGGGATAACCGACAGTGGTGGTTTTTTAGATATTACCTTGGATTTTTTGTTTTATTCACTGGTGCCGTTTGGCTTTGTGGTCGCAGACCCGAATGCTAATGCTGTCGCCGGCGCATTTTTGATTTTCTCATTTATTGGTACTGGTTCAAGCTTTCTAGCCTTTGCCATCATGGCAAGTAAGCAAAATATTGAGAACCCTGTTTACCAACATAAATCGCTGTATTACATGGGCGGATTGACGGAAGGGACTGAGACCGTACTTTGTTTTATTTTACTGTGTTTGTTCCCTGCTTACTTTGCCACCATTGCATACACTTACGCTGCATTATGTTGGATCACGACAACAACGAGAATTTGGGCCGGTTATCAAACGTTAAAGTAACAATGCCGAAATACGGCTATTAATACTCTCATTAATAGACGTGGTTCAAAGGTCATTCTAAATACTTTGATACACTTGCTTACAAACGGCACAACGTAAGCATTTTGCTGTGTTGAATAGCGTCCAGAACAGTTTAAAGAGTAAACTAGAAAATGAAATTCCCAGTATCCATTTTAGCCGCTTTACTTGTTGTCACCACGAATGCGACAGCTGATTCTCCAAACATAAACCATCAGCATGCAGAGTCTCTATTTGACGCCATGAAAGCTTACCAAGACGGCGAGCGTAAGCAGTTTAGCTGACATAATAAAACAGCAATTATCTAAGTTTAATAATCAAGATCTCGCCGATATCGCGCTGGCAAACCCCTACTTCAACATAAACTTTTCATCATTCAATAAATCCACAACTTATCCTTACAACGTCCTTAATATTTATCATCAAGGACTCACAGTCTTTAATTTTTTAGCTATTTGGGACAAGTTTAGATAGTTGGGACAAATAATCAAGACCACTGGTAATCGCGATAACTTGTGCTTGAATACAGTTTTCATCATCGACTAATGGACTATCTGGATATACTTCTGTTGTGGTGCCATAAATACAATCACTAAAGCCAGTGCATAAACCTAACGCCTTAGTTGCATAATTAATGACGCCAAACTGCGCCAGTTTTTCACCAATAATACGACCACTATCATCCGTGGGTGCAATATGAGTCACCTTGCTAACCGCATTAATAATATGCGTTTGAAAGTCAGCATTAGGGTTAAGCGTATCGCCCACTAAATAAAAGCCGTCCGGAATATTCCAATTATCATGGACCACGGCATCTCGCGCAGCCAATGCCGGTCTAAACTCGCTATCATCAGTATCCGTCGTTTCATGCAAATCAATGTGCGCAGTGATCGTTACAGCAAGTTTCGCAATACATTGCATTAACGCGGCAGACTCTTCGGCAGGACTGTTTTCAACGAAAGAACGGTTTGGGTCAATCGCATTTGGGTTCCAGCGATTAATGGTTTCATAACCCCAAGGACTAACACAAGGTGCGACAATAATATTAAACTGCGCGCTATAATTCAGCGCTTGGGTTTCGATGAAACGAATAGCACCTTGTACCCCACTGGTCTCATAGCCATGCACGCCACCTGTCACTAATATCGTCGGTTTCGCATTATCCCAGTCACGTGTTTTCACGATGAATAGCGGAAAACGAGCAGGATCATAAGACAAGGCGCCATATTGCTCAACATCAAAATCTTGCTGTAGTGCCTCTAACTTTGCCAGCACTTCCTGCTGGTAAGGTCGAACCACAGTTTGTTTCGCTAACCATGCAGCTTTATCTTGTGCGGTCCATTTTTGACCTGGTGTACCAATCTCATATACTTGTGCGTGATCCATCTTGTAACTTTCCTTAACGATAATAATGCTATATTTTTGCGTTGCTATAGTGCGCCAACAAGACATGGATTAACAAGAGAAAATTTTACGAGGAGTAAATTGAATGAAATGATCACCTTGTTCAACAATACAAGGCAACCACTTATTTTATGACCAATAAAGCAATTCCAACATTGTTATTGTGCCTGAATGTTGAGGATCACACCCGACGTTGAACCATAACCGCGAACATCAATCTTCCAATGTCCAGCCTTTGGATTATCAATCACACAGGTTTCAATATTACCCGGTGTGTTGGAGATGCAATCCGATTTAGAGAATAATGATTTATCCTCATGTTTTACATAAAGATCGGCATTACCCGTTCCACCAGCCAATGTCACAATAAGACGCGTGTACCCTTCACCTAATTCTTGTTTGAAATTAGCGGGTCTGAAAAAACTTGTCGATATATTTTCTTCTGTTCTATCAATGGCGCTGACCGGTGGTTTCGTGACACTACATTTGCTGCCATAGCTCACATCTGCAACAACGCCGACCGCGGTTAACGAAGCTTGTACATCATCGACGTTATAATCCAAGTCACAAGCCGCATCCATCACCCCGTTACCCGCATCATTCCAATTACTATTTGACGTCCAGTAATGTTGATTGGCCGCGGCGTATAATACAAATGCTTTTTGAGTATCCCAGCCAGCAGTTGTCGCAAGAGTATAAAACGCTTTGTTATATACCCCAGAGCTATGATGGACATCCATATTAAAACGATAATCAGCTTGGTTATCTATCGAGCTACCATCCACCGGCGGATTACTCATCGAACGTAAGGCACCATTGGTTTTTAGTATTTGCCCACCGACCAGCCAATCATTACTGCCGTGCATATAAAATTCTGCCGCTTCACCGGCCATGTCAGAAAACGATTCATTCAAACCACCAGATTTACCTGAATAAACCAGCCCCGAATTTTGTTCGGTAAAACCATGGCTCACCTCATGTGCCGATACATCTAAACTGACCAAAGGATAAAAAATATCTGCGCCATCACCGAAAGTCATCGATTCACCATTCCAAAACGCATTCTCATAATTATTGTCGTAATGAACACGCATGACTAATTGCGATGTTAGCGGTGAGACATTAAGCCAGTCTTTGTACATATCAAAAATAATACCACCAAAATAATGCGCATCATTGAGTGGCGAATAAGCACCATTAATTGATTTAACTGTATTTTCAGGACAAGTAAAACTAAACGCATCTGCCCCTTCAGTGCCATGATTTAAGTTGACCGTTTTAACCTGTGTATTGTTCATCACACAGGTATCACCAGATTGGGATACATTCAGCGCGCTGAAATCAGTGCCATAACGATACTCCCCTGTTTTTTCATTACCACCAGGGCCTGTTGCATCTGCGGTCTGCAAATTATCATAACTAAGCAGCACTGCGCCAGAATGTGCATCGATAATGTAGTAAGGACGTGACGGTTTATCTGCCCGTTGAAAGAAGCTGACTTCGTATACCAACTTGGCAACACCATCATCCCCCTGCCAAACAGCTAATCGAGACGTTTCATTTTCCGTTACGACCGACTTATTTGCAGCCAACGTAGATGCAGGCATGCTTAATCGCTTGGCTTGTAATAGTGCATTTACTGTCGTTATTGATGGCGTGATATCAACAATATCATCCGCAATATTATATAATATCGCGCCGTGTGCGCGTTTAAATACCCCCTTGCTAGTACGCGCTATAATAGCTTGTTCGCCAATAATAGGCAGTCCAAAGTAGGTTTGTTGGTAACGGGTAATGCGATCACCCTTGCTGTTTCGATATGTTTTAATCACACTTAGGCCATCGTTCCATGACAAACCTAAGAGTTGTGCTGGTGCACTCATTAATATCCCCGGTTCGGCTAACGCAGCGCTTGCCAATTGCTGAATATTATCACGTAGATTCACTCTTTCAGCCGCTATCGCGTTTGCAGAGCCAAACAGACTAACTGCGACGGCAGAAAGTATAAATTTTTTATTCATCATCCAAGAATCCATTTAATTATGCATGTAGAATAATAAGTACAACATAATTAATAGCTGGCTACGTACTAAAGTGAGCACTACAAAAGTACCAAAACTTTAATACCTTGATCAGGCATGAATTATTTTCGACTAAATCTAATACCCATCACAATAAATTAATCATCATCAGGTACGTTCAATACTGTACTCCATAAATCTCCCCCCGCGACATCACCCAGACCTTCAAAGGCGGTACTACGGCTAAAGACTTTGACGCTATAATCAATACCGTTCGTTTCAACAATCGCGAGATAATTATGTGCCGTTTGGGCTAGATTATCGCCATCGATATAATCAATAACAACCTTCACAACATCGTCTTCATGCATTGTCCAAGTCATTGGCGCGATAATATCACCAGCACCCTCATTATAGGTGAATACGCCACTACCATCTTCATTAAACTGATATGTATCAACGTCATCGGCTTGGCTTACCGCATCACTGGTGGTCAATGTCATACAGCTGCTAATAAAACCAGTGCTGAATGCAGTAAATAATTTACCTGCCTGACAAGATGTTACCGCTTGTTTAAACTCATCGTAACTTCGATAAGCTAACGGCAGATCAGCCTCATCATTCCAACCTGAGTCAAGATCGTCACACGCGAGAATATCAACAGACCGATCAACATCTGTAAAATTCCAAGTGTATATGGATTGACTGCTATTCGCATATACGCCAAATTTCAAATTGCCCTCTGTATCATCGATAAGCCGCATGAGGTAATCGAGTGTCAGCCCATCACTATAATATAATGCTAAGTTACCCTCGTCATTGATTTCCCATATACGATTATACTGCACGCCATTTTGGTAAAAAGGGGCGGTATTATCGATATTAAAGGTATACATTCTCGTTTGACCGGAATCTAGGATGCGTATAATCGAATTACCTGCTAAATCCATTTCTGGTATAAGATCACAGCTTGCTAACTGTGCATTGAAGTCATCAATAGATGCGCCAGTCGGCGTATAATTAACGACACAATCATCATATTCGCCGATATTAGGATCGAGTGGGTCGGCATCTATACCATCTTCAACGCCATCATTATCATCATCTGGATCTGCATTATTACCAATACCATCACCATCAGTGTCTAACCACTCACTGACATCATCATCGAGTGCATCAAGTGCATCAGGCACACCATCACCATCCGAATCGGTATCGTAATCATCTTCGCTATCGAACACGGCGGCTTGGGTATCAAAATCTTCTTCCGCAGTGGTTCCAACTACAGCTTTAATCATACCGCTGGCTGCTGCGACTTGTTTATTAAAGGTTGAAGTATCAGAATTATCGGCAATAACGACTATAAATTCATTTTCATCATCAGGGAGTATTTGAGAATTTGCAATGTTCTCTGCCACGAATGTCGCGCTTCCGGTGCCGCTTGCAATGTAATCACTTAAAACATCGGTTTCTTGAATACCAAAGTCATAGGCAACCTTAACTATCGCCGCTTGTTTTATTGCCGCCAATACTGCGACAGATTCAGTACCATCGGTATTTTGTTCAATATAAATATCAACCAATGTCGACAGCGGGGTAATGTCTGTCTCTCCAGGTGGCGCAGACATCATATAATCGCTTGCGACAGGGCCGCTATCTTCATCGATGGTTTGACCAAAAATGACTTTTGCATAAGTTGAATATTGCTCAGGACTTACAATCTTAGTAACATCTAATTTAGCAATACCACCATCCCCAGATAATACCGATGGTTCATTGCTATCAAGCTGCTTATTACCATCAATATCAAGCCAAACTTGGGCATTTTTCAAATAACCATCAATGACTTTGACAGTATAAAAAACGGATACATCCGGGTTCGGAATTTTATCATCTCCACTACCGCAACCAACCAACGCGATAGAGCTGGATAGGCCAAGAGCTACGACTAATAGTTTTTTCTTCATGTTTTTATCCCTAACACTTCCATAACAAGAGTCAAATACAAACAAGAAGATGGTAAATACGCACAACAAATTAAAGGAACATACCATCAACACATCTTAACTATACTAGACATCGATATAGCTCCCCGCACGAGATATGAGCAATGCCAAACACCAAAGTTCAGCATTTAATGTTAACCAATAGTTACTATGCAAGTTAATGTAATGTAAATGCCATTGAATTTGTTATATTTAACAACACCCCAATTGCAGGTTAAAAAATACCGCATGAAGTACTAAATTAGTTGAAAAAAACTTAAAAAAAACCCGCTATCAAAGCGGGTTTCATTGTCATTTTAATTTAAAGATGATTGATTACAGTAGCTCGACTGACTGCTGTGCGATAACGAATTCTTCGTTGGTAGGGATAACCATTACAACCGGTGTACCAGCCTCAGTGATAACGCCAGCATGACCAAATCGCGCTTTTTCATTCGCTTTCAGATCTTCTTTGTAACCAAAGATCTTCAAATAAGCCAATACTTCGCTACGAATTGGCAGCGCATTTTCACCAATACCACCGGTAAAGATAATACCGTCAAGCGATTCAAGTGAGACCATGTATGACGCAATGTATTTAGCCACACGATAAGTAAATACTTGGAATGCCAATGTAGCGCCTGTATGGCCCTGCTCCATTGCTTCGATAATACCGCGGCAGTCACTGGTTAAACCAGAAACACCCATAAAGCCTGAGTTAGTATTCAGCTCTTTATAAACTTCGTCTTGTGACCAGCCTTTTTTCAATAAGAACTCGATAATGCCGGGGTCTAAGTCACCACAACGTGTCCCCATCATCAGGCCCGCTAACGGTGTAAATCCCATGCTTGTATCAACACTTTTACCATCACGAATTGCACATACCGATGCACCGTTACCAAGATGAACAGAGATAAAGCTGCTTTCTTCGATAGGCTTATTAATCATTTTAGCGGCTTCGCGGCTAACAAAATAATGACTGGTGCCGTGGAAACCATAACGACGAATACCATAGTCTTTGTAAAGCTTATTAGAGATCGTACTAGTAAATGCTTTGGCAGGCATAGTCTGGTGGAATGCCGTATCAAATACTGCGAATTGTGGTAACGATGGAAAAGCATGCATTGCTGCTTCAATGCCTTTTGCACCCGCGGGGTTATGCAACGGCGCTAGCTCTGACAGGTCACGAATTTCATTTAATACTGATTCATCAATTCTTATCGTGCTGGTAAACTTCTCTCCACCATGAACAATACGATGACCAACAGCAACAAGCAGTGACGTGAGCCCTAGCGTGTCGATTAGTGCAACAATGCGCTTAATCGCCAATTCGTGATGATTACCTTCACCTGTGATAGCTTCTTCAGACTTCTGTCCTTCATACTTCCAGCTAATTGTCGCTTCAGGAAGGCCAAAACACTCTCCTAATCCACTAAGAACAGCATCACCGGTATTTGAATCGATAACAGCGAATTTTAACGATGAGCTACCCGAGTTGATCACGAGTACAAATGAGTTAGACATGTAGGTGTTGTTCCTGTTTATAATTATTATTGTGATTGATATCACTTATTGGGTAATACTCATTATTCAATAATTCAATAATCTTTCAACCCAATTCATCCACAATCAGATAACTGCTCACCATTTCGTTGATCTAAAACAACCGTAACCTCTATTCATTGACGGATTAATAATATTTAATCTTATTAAACAGTAAATATGCACTATTAATTGACGCCCATAAAAAAATACTCAAACAATGTTTGAATATTTTACAATCACGGTGACTAATTTTAACTGCAGTAGGACTTGAGTAATTCGACTGACTGCTGAGCAATCACGAATTCTTCGTTGGTTGGGATAACCATTACAATCGGTGTACCAGCCTCAGTGATAACGCCAGCATGACCAAATCGCGCTTTTTCATTCGCTTGCAGATCTTCTTTGTAACCAAAGATCTTCAAATAAGCCAATACTTCGCTACGAATTGGCAGCGCATTTTCACCAATACCACCGGTAAAGATAATACCGTCAAGCGATTCAAGTGAGACCATGTATGACGCAATGTATTTAGCCACACGATAAGTAAATACTTGGAATGCCAATGTAGCGCCTGTATGGCCCTGCTCCATTGCTTCGATAATACCGCGGCAGTCACTGGTTAAACCAGAAACACCCATAAAGCCTGAGTTAGTATTCAGCTCTTTATAAACTTCGTCTTGTGACCAGCCTTTTTTCAATAAGAACTCGATAATGCCGGGGTCTAAGTCACCACAACGTGTCCCCATCATCAGGCCCGCTAACGGTGTAAATCCCATGCTTGTATCAACACTTTTACCATCACGAATTGCACATACCGATGCACCGTTACCAAGATGAACAGAGATAAAGCTGCTTTCTTCGATAGGCTTATTAATCATTTTAGCGGCTTCGCGGCTAACAAAATAATGACTGGTGCCGTGGAAACCATAACGACGAATACCATAGTCTTTGTAAAGCTTATTAGAGATCGTACTAGTAAATGCTTTGGCAGGCATAGTCTGGTGGAATGCCGTATCAAATACTGCGAATTGTGGTAACGATGGAAAAGCATGCATTGCTGCTTCAATGCCTTTTGCACCCGCGGGGTTATGCAACGGCGCTAGCTCTGACAGGTCACGAATTTCATTTAATACTGATTCATCAATTCTTATCGTGCTGGTAAACTTCTCTCCACCATGAACAATACGATGACCAACAGCAACAAGCAGTGACGTGAGCCCTAGCGTGTCGATTAGTGCAACAATGCGCTTAATCGCCAACTCGTGATGATTACCTTCACCTGTGATAGCTTCTTCAGACTTCTGTCCTTCATACTTCCAGCTAACTGTCGCTTCAGGAAGGCCAAAACACTCTCCTAATCCACTAAGAACAGCATCACCGGTATTTGAATCGATAACCGCGAATTTTAACGATGAGCTACCCGAGTTGATCACGAGTACAAATGAGTTAGACATGTGAATATTATTCCTGTTTCAGACTATTGTTGTGACTTGAGTCACTTATATTGTCGCCCTATTATTCAACATTTTTTGAATAATTCAACTTAATTTTACATCACGTTGATTATCAACCAACATTTCGTTGATCTGAGGCAGTTATGCAGCGACTAAAGTTTCTCCTGATGAGGTAGTTAAGCACCGAAACTGATCTTATAACCTCAGGTTATATTCCCACGTCTCTCACGCATTTTTATATGACCAAAAGTAATATCTAATGATTTTTAATTCTTTCAGGTAATTAGAACACTAGTGTAATCTGCTGAAATACATCCAACCCATTGTTATTAAATAGCTTAAAAAAACCGTAAAAAATAGTTTCATCTGGTTGCTAAGCTAACATCACCCACAGGAATTGATCATGTCATTAGCTGTTATCGCTAACTTAGCGGTCTTTGGTATTCTCATTTATCATCTTTGACTTACATCACCGACATAAATGACGGGGTTTTACGTCAAAGATGATAAA comes from the Moritella yayanosii genome and includes:
- a CDS encoding acetate/propionate family kinase; amino-acid sequence: MSNSFVLVINSGSSSLKFAVIDSNTGDAVLSGLGECFGLPEATVSWKYEGQKSEEAITGEGNHHELAIKRIVALIDTLGLTSLLVAVGHRIVHGGEKFTSTIRIDESVLNEIRDLSELAPLHNPAGAKGIEAAMHAFPSLPQFAVFDTAFHQTMPAKAFTSTISNKLYKDYGIRRYGFHGTSHYFVSREAAKMINKPIEESSFISVHLGNGASVCAIRDGKSVDTSMGFTPLAGLMMGTRCGDLDPGIIEFLLKKGWSQDEVYKELNTNSGFMGVSGLTSDCRGIIEAMEQGHTGATLAFQVFTYRVAKYIASYMVSLESLDGIIFTGGIGENALPIRSEVLAYLKIFGYKEDLQANEKARFGHAGVITEAGTPIVMVIPTNEEFVIAQQSVELLKSYCS
- a CDS encoding M14 family metallopeptidase, producing the protein MDHAQVYEIGTPGQKWTAQDKAAWLAKQTVVRPYQQEVLAKLEALQQDFDVEQYGALSYDPARFPLFIVKTRDWDNAKPTILVTGGVHGYETSGVQGAIRFIETQALNYSAQFNIIVAPCVSPWGYETINRWNPNAIDPNRSFVENSPAEESAALMQCIAKLAVTITAHIDLHETTDTDDSEFRPALAARDAVVHDNWNIPDGFYLVGDTLNPNADFQTHIINAVSKVTHIAPTDDSGRIIGEKLAQFGVINYATKALGLCTGFSDCIYGTTTEVYPDSPLVDDENCIQAQVIAITSGLDYLSQLSKLVPNS
- a CDS encoding c-type cytochrome, with amino-acid sequence MKFPVSILAALLVVTTNATADSPNINHQHAESLFDAMKAYQDGERKQFS
- a CDS encoding acetate/propionate family kinase, giving the protein MSNSFVLVINSGSSSLKFAVIDSNTGDAVLSGLGECFGLPEATISWKYEGQKSEEAITGEGNHHELAIKRIVALIDTLGLTSLLVAVGHRIVHGGEKFTSTIRIDESVLNEIRDLSELAPLHNPAGAKGIEAAMHAFPSLPQFAVFDTAFHQTMPAKAFTSTISNKLYKDYGIRRYGFHGTSHYFVSREAAKMINKPIEESSFISVHLGNGASVCAIRDGKSVDTSMGFTPLAGLMMGTRCGDLDPGIIEFLLKKGWSQDEVYKELNTNSGFMGVSGLTSDCRGIIEAMEQGHTGATLAFQVFTYRVAKYIASYMVSLESLDGIIFTGGIGENALPIRSEVLAYLKIFGYKEDLKANEKARFGHAGVITEAGTPVVMVIPTNEEFVIAQQSVELL
- a CDS encoding M4 family metallopeptidase encodes the protein MMNKKFILSAVAVSLFGSANAIAAERVNLRDNIQQLASAALAEPGILMSAPAQLLGLSWNDGLSVIKTYRNSKGDRITRYQQTYFGLPIIGEQAIIARTSKGVFKRAHGAILYNIADDIVDITPSITTVNALLQAKRLSMPASTLAANKSVVTENETSRLAVWQGDDGVAKLVYEVSFFQRADKPSRPYYIIDAHSGAVLLSYDNLQTADATGPGGNEKTGEYRYGTDFSALNVSQSGDTCVMNNTQVKTVNLNHGTEGADAFSFTCPENTVKSINGAYSPLNDAHYFGGIIFDMYKDWLNVSPLTSQLVMRVHYDNNYENAFWNGESMTFGDGADIFYPLVSLDVSAHEVSHGFTEQNSGLVYSGKSGGLNESFSDMAGEAAEFYMHGSNDWLVGGQILKTNGALRSMSNPPVDGSSIDNQADYRFNMDVHHSSGVYNKAFYTLATTAGWDTQKAFVLYAAANQHYWTSNSNWNDAGNGVMDAACDLDYNVDDVQASLTAVGVVADVSYGSKCSVTKPPVSAIDRTEENISTSFFRPANFKQELGEGYTRLIVTLAGGTGNADLYVKHEDKSLFSKSDCISNTPGNIETCVIDNPKAGHWKIDVRGYGSTSGVILNIQAQ
- a CDS encoding CDP-alcohol phosphatidyltransferase family protein, translating into MLDRYTIKMIRGPINVTAKLVHKTGIKADQVTLVGFMFGLMCFPALALQEYNIALGFILLNRIIDALDGAVARIQGITDSGGFLDITLDFLFYSLVPFGFVVADPNANAVAGAFLIFSFIGTGSSFLAFAIMASKQNIENPVYQHKSLYYMGGLTEGTETVLCFILLCLFPAYFATIAYTYAALCWITTTTRIWAGYQTLK